ATGTCGCACCTGCTAAGAAAAAAATGCCAGACACCCTTAATGTGGGGGAGGAAAGGCCCCCTGCGATCCCACGGAAACCTGAGGTGAAACAGAAAAGCAAAACGAGGGTGAACAAGCGGGTGAACACATCCCCTGTCCAAGGGGCCCCTCGCGCCGCGCCTTATCCCCCAAAAGTGCCCTCTCCTCAAGCAAAAGGGCCTTCAGAAAGAGAGTTTTCAGCAAAGGGACGTTCTTCTTCTGCTGCAGCCTCCACAAAAAAACTGGTGCCTGGGAAGGCATCGATCCCCCCAAGGCGCGTGAGTAGAAAAGCAACCTATGCCCATCCGCGTACGCCCCACGCGTCGTCGCATGCGCGCTCATCCGCGTCTCGCCGCCCTCTGCCAAGAAGTGCGGCGTCATCACGTGCAGGTTGGCCCTTATCCAAAAAAACTTCTCTGCCTCGGGTCAAAAAACAGAAACGTCCTTTTGCGCGCCCTTCTGCAAAACGCTCTTCCCACACTTCTACCAGGCCTTCCTCAAGACAATCTGCCAAGCTTTCTTCAAAATCCTCGGCACGATCTATTGATAGTCTCTTGTCAACAATGAACAACAGAAAGCGCACACGGTGACCATGCATCATACAGACGCTGCATCACTTGCCACCAAGCCCATCATGCCTCTTTTTTTAGGTATAGAAGGCCTCTCCCTGACCCCAGAAGAGCAAGCGTTTTTTGCCAACAGCAACCCGTTGGGCTTTATTTTGTTTCGCCGCAATATTGAATCTGAGAAACAACTCAAAAATTTGGTGCACCAGCTGGCCACTGTCACCGGCAGGCTTTCACTTCCGCTGTTGGTGGATTGTGAAGGGGGGAGGGTATTTCGCTTGCCGAGCGCCATGATGAAAACGCCACCACCGCCGCGACATTTTGGTGATGTGTATACCCAGTCTCCTGAGAAGGCGCGCCGCGCCTGTTATGAGAACTATCACACCATGGGGCGCTATCTTCAAACGCTGGGCCTTTCGGTGAACTGTGCGCCGCTTTTGGATCTATCTGTAGCGGGCGCTACAGATGCGTTGGAGGACCGCACCTTCTCTGATGACCCACACGTTGTGGCTGATTTGGGGTTATCTGCGGTGCGGGCTCTGCAAGACGCAGGCATTGTGCCTGTGATCAAGCATATGCCCGGGCACGGCGCTGCTAGAGAAGATTCTCACCTTGTCTGTCCCAGCATTCATCTGACGGCCCAAGAGCTTGAGCGCCACAGGCACCCTTTTCACGCCGTTCTTTCCCACGCCGAGGTGAAGGCATCTCCCGTACCTTTATGGGGAATGACGGCCCATGTGGCCTATGACGCGCTTGACCCTCAGGTGCCGGCTACGTTTTCACCGCGCGTTATTCAGCACACCCTCCGTCAAACCTTGGGGTTTGAAGGTTTCTTAATGAGCGATGATTTGGCCATGGGCGCTGTATCTCACGAACCACCGGACGTGCGCGTTCGCAAAGCGTTGGCGGCAGGGTGTGATGGCGTTATTTTTGGCAAAGGCGGTGTGGCGGTGTATGCTCAGGCCCTTAAAGGGGCTATCCCTCTGTCTGAAGCCACAAAAAAGCGTCTTTCATTTTTCTTATCTTAAATTCAGTGGCTTACCCTTTTTTGGTTATAAAATCTTTTTTTTAAGATTTTTTTAATCAATTTTTATCTATGATAGATCTATGTAAGCCTGGTTTCTATCGGCCGTGTTTCGTCTTGCTGGTGCTCTCTTTCTTTCGATCTTCTTAGGGATCTTGTCATCTACGCACCTCTGTGCGGCTGGACGTTATCAACTGGGGCCTGTCTCTCTTAACACCAAACCTAAAGAGCTTATCTTAAGAATAACCGAACCCCGCAAAGGACAGTGCGTTATCGTGGCCTTTATGGTGGGCAAAAAGGTGCTCCACAAAAGCACACTGGCGTCTGTGGTGCCTGTGCTGCTGAAAGCACTGCCGCCGAGACAGATTTTTTGGTCCAAAAACTATCTTGACCTAGAGGTGGAGGCCGAGGAAATTCTCAGCTTTACCGGGCGAAAAAATATGATCGAATCGCTGGGCAATGCCTCGCTCACCTCTGCGGAGCCTTATGGCAAACCCCTGTCATCGGATGAAAAAGGGCGCATCGCACAGGCCTTCGGTAAACCACGCGAGTATGACACCATTTTTGGCCTGTGGGATATAGAGCAAGAGTATGAAGGCGGTGGCTTGCGCGGGGATGGCTACCTCTCCCGTCCGCGTGTGCCGCGGAACATGACGCCCAAAGGGTATGGAAGCCATCTTTGGCTCTATACGCGAGATCAAGCGGAAACCAAAGTGCCTAATGTGTTGTGTCTCAAATTGTTTGCAGGCACGGTGCGTCTCACAGGGCCTCAGGGGCGCAAAACGGATGTTCCCTTGCGCGTGGTGTATGAATCAAAAAACGGCAAAAAAGAGACCAAGGGCAGCGGCGTGATGTTTGTGTGGGCGCGAACGTTGTCTTGTTGCGGCAAAAATGACCTGGTCGGCCCCTTTGGCAGCGGCGTGCGCGATTTTCACTATGCAGCCCGCCTGGTCAAAGACAAGGATGATGAAAAGATCGCCAACAGATGGCAAGGACAACAGGATAAAACATGGGTGTTTGAGGGTGACCCTGATACCCAGACATTCTCAGCGCAGCTGGCAGAAAAAGAGCATAATCAGCACGTGCTCACGTTTCTCGATATCGCGGCTTCTGGCATGATTGTGCCCCCTGAAGGGCGCGATAGCATGCCTGCTTTTCAGCTGTTGTCCTTGCGTGGTGTGGGTCCGTGGAATAAACATAATGAATTGGTGATGTCTCGCGTAGCCACCTTAACAAACCTTACCTTTGCCCCATGTCCATTGCGGCTGGCTTCGGGCGTACGCGTGCTTGTAGGGCACCAACCGCCATCCTCTGCCCAGAGTGAGGCGTCAACAACGGCCCCAAAGGCGGCTGCAAAGGCCCCAGCCACCGGCAAACCTTGTGAAGAGGCGTCATCTGCCAAATCCTCTTAAAGGTTTTTCTGAAGCTTTCTCCAAGGTGTCCTAAACGCACAATGCCCTCAAAAATCTCCCTCATGCCTTATCAAAACCCTTGCAAGAGAGGGGGAGGGGCCACTTCCTGACGGTTAAAGAAAGCCTTTCCTCCATGCCCTTTGCATGATGTCATGCGACTGCGCTTCCTCAAATGTCAAATTTTGACAAAATTAAGAAAATGTGCTAGAAATAAGGGTATAAGTTGTTGTATCCAATGGTTTTTTTTTGAAGGTTTTTGTGTATGCATAACATGACGCGCATTTGGATGTGGCTGCCCATGATGGCGGCTTTTGTAACCACCACGGCGCTGTCGCTTCACAGCGTGCAGGCTGGCCAGCCCGAACGTTTAGATACACCTTCAGACGAACGCTCTCTTGCTCCTTCCATGCAAACGATCTTTGTGGAAGAAGGAACCGATGATGAAGGAGACAACCTGCTTCTTTACCAAATAGAAGATTCTTATGCGTGGCGCGCGCGGTCCTCCATCAAACATCAAATGGAAGAGGCACAAACAGATGTAGATGCGTGGAAAGAGGATGAGACATGGTATGACGAATTCATCAAAGGTTCTGCAAAAAAACTTAGAAACAAGCAGTTGCTTCAGACTATGATCACAGGCCTAGAAACAAGCATTAATCAGGCCAGAGACGGTGAGGAGGCAGGCCTTTCCGTCGCCAAGCTTCAAGAGGTCATAAACAGCGTTATTGAGGCAGGCCGTGAAGAAGGTGCGGATGAAGAAACCACCGCCGTCCTTAAAGCGGCGCGAGATGACCTCATTCAGAAACTCTCATTGCCTGGTATGCTTGACGTTTTAGATGCTGAGATGCTTGCCAAGCATGTGCTCACCCCCTTAGCCCAGAAGAAGCTCTATACACAAACCCAGATAGACGCACTCGAAAAGTCGATAGTGAAGGAATCAGAGAATCACGAAAATATAAAAAGTGCGCTCTCCCCTGCGCAAAAAAAGTTGGCTTCCCTGCAAGAGGAGTTTGGCATTTTGAATAAAGAGGTGGAAAGGATTGAAGACATGCTGGAGGCCTATGAACAAGGCAAAGCCCCGCTCCCGGATGCATCTCTGTTTATAAACTGAGGCCCCAAGAAAAACATTGACATATCGGCATAATGGGCATACAACCTCTCAAAAAATACATGAGAAGGGGGGGCGTGTATGCATCAACATCGTTTCAAGATGGTGGCCCTTTGTGGGGTTGTGTTTTGCTTCTGTATGGGCGCTGTGATGCAGCCTGTCTATGCGCCGCTTCCTGAGGAGGGGAGCGGTGGTGCGACGTCCTCACTTTCTCCCGCCATGCCTGCATCAGAGGGGGCATTAAGAAGCGATGAAGGGCCCGATGAAAGCAAAGGCGAAAGCCAACCTGCAAGCGCCACAAAAAAAGACGTAGAGACAAGAGACGTCGGTTTCTTGCAGCCCGCCCCCCCAAAAGAAGGCGAAGCCGCCACCAAAGCGGGTGACGTGAGTGAAACCTTCTATTTACCTGGTAAGATCTATGAACACAACAATATCTTAACGATAGGTGAGGCTGCCGATAAAGAGGGCGTCACCAGTGTGGTGGATTATTTTGGGATGAACTTGGATTATGATGTTTTTGAAGGGGAGGGGCATGCCCCAGCGCCTTTATCACCTGCGTGGATCGACAGGGTTTATGATCAGGTGGTAACAAAGGTGATGCGCCAATCTTCAGCTTGGCTTATAGCGGAGGATTGGTGGGATGTGAGCACCCTCTTGGCCACGCGCAAAGGGAAGGATGCTTATGTGTGGCAAAACACACGGACCATGAACACAAACACCCCCGTTAATGTGAACATCATGCGTTATAAGACACGTTTTCAACTGATGGAAGGGGGCGAGGTTACAGATCTCACATTCCGCCCCTTAGACCCTGTGTTTGATCTGGTGCACCTTCAGTTTGCCGCGCTGACCTGTGCCGGTCAGAAAGAAGCTGACGATCATGACTTTCCGCTCCAAGGGCTTGGGGATAGAGAAAAAAAACACTATTGTGTGGTGACAGAAGACGATAAATATCAACACGTCACGGCTGAGATTCGCTTTGATGCGTGGGCCCTGGTTCCTGACAGCATGCTGGCGAGTCCGACGTCTGCCCCAGCGCCTGAGAAGGCATCTGATAACATGCCCGACAAAACGCCTGAGAAATCACTTGATAGCACGCTTGAAAAAACACCTGGGGCAGCATATGACACAGATTCTGAAACCGCGGCCTTTAAACCGGAACCCACCATCCATTGGCTGAAACGGTCTGTAACGGGAAGGTTGCTTGATGTGGCGACCTTGCCCAAGGATGTGCCCTCCCCGGTGAGACAGTCTGTGGGCATTCGTATTGTACGCAATGACCATGATCAATGGCCAAAAGAGGGCGGAGAGCCTTTGTATGGCAATGTAAAAAAGGGAGTCCAGCAAGCGCTCAATGCTGTTAGAGAGCTTTTCTAAAACGCATCACTTGTGTTGGGCAATTTTTGTGTTTTGGCACTTTACGTTAGGGGGAGATGCGATGCGGGGGGCCTTCTAAGGCTCCTTGTGCCTTAAAGAAGGCAGTTCTTTGTCTGACGCTTCTTTTAACCTTTGCAGGTGCGCGTTGATTTTTTTCTTTAAGGCGTTCGCCACATGCTCTTCCTCCCGGTAAGGCTCGCGCGCCCAAGAAAAGAGGCTGCCCTCAAAGGGCCTGGCAATGTTTTTTTGAAACACAGAGGTGTGAAAGGCCTTGAGTTTATCTGAAGTATAGGGAAGCGGATAAACAAACAGGGGCGTTCTTAAACTTGCAGCTTCTGAAATCATCTGCACCGAATCACCCGTCACCAACACATAATCAGCCAGGGCCAACACCCCATGATAGGGGTTATCCCCCTCACGCGTCCACACAAAATGGGGCGTGCCTTCGAGAGCTTTTTTTATGATGGCCAGGGCAGCTTGAGGCGTGCGCCGTGAAGGAATGATCAGCGGCGTCACTTTATGACTGCGGGCGATGGCCAGAATATCTTCTGCCAACTGGCGGGCAAATACGGATGAAAAATAGAAAGAGCGGGTGGATCCCCCCAACATCACGCCCAGAAAAGGCAGGGGCAAGCCTTCTAAACGCTTTTGCCAGGCCACCTTCTCTGAAGCCAGCTGGGGAGAAGAAATATCATGCAAAGACAAGGTCGTGTTAATGACATGACCCCCCTCACGCTTGTCATGGGCCGGCGCAATGATGGCATCAAAAAAAACCTCAGGAAGTTTGGGGTCCATAAGCGCAATGTGATACACGCGCCTGCCTAACAGCCGTTTGAGACATGCCCCCACGCCTGTGGCGCTTCGCCCCGCCGTGATCAGCATATGAGGCCAGGGGGGCGAGAGGGTGTCGCGACGCAAAACCTTGGCTGACCACAAACGCCACGAACGGCGTGGCCACCAAAAAAACAAAGGCCTGGCTTTGACATAGAAGGTTTTTGCCTCGAGAGAAAGGGCCTTTGCCAATCCAAGGGCTTGATTTTCTGTACCGACCTTCCCATTATCTGTTATAATCCATGTTATAGGCGAGGAAGAGGACGCATTAATGGGCGAAGGATGGTGGTTTGAATGTGTGGTCATAGCGTGTGGCCCAGGCAAAACGCCCATGTTATCCCCGTTTCTTGCAAGAGAAACACCAGGTATGACACCATTTTCTCTTCTTTTTAGTCCAATCTAGCCCCGCATTGATGAAAAGTACAATACCTAAGAGCTATTTTTTATGACAAAAACACTTCAATTCGACCCTCATCGACTCTACTTCATTCCCCTCGGTGGGTCAGGGGAGATTGGCATGAACCTCAATGTGTATGCCTATGGCGGGAAACTGCTGGTGGTAGACGTGGGGGTCACCTTTGAAAAACTTCCTGGCGTTGAGGTGGTGATGCCTCATGTGTCATGGCTGAGAAAGCAAAAAAAACACATTGCAGGCATTGTTCTCACCCATGCCCACGAAGATCACATCGGTGCCATTGGCCATTTGTGGCCGGATCTGGAAGCGCCGCTTTATGCTACCCCCTTTACATCGCAGATCATCAAGCACAAATTGCGCGAGGCCCGGGTGCGCGCGCCTCTGCATGAAGTGCCGCTTTCGTCAGAAGTGGCTTTGGGGCCGTTTCGTGTGGGCTTTATTTCGTTGACGCACTCTATCCCTGAACCTTCCGCACTGGCGATTCAAACAGAGGCCGGCATTGTGGTGCATACAGGCGATTGGAAAATTGACGCCAACCCGTTGGTGGGGGAAGCCACAAACCAAGAAGCCCTTCAAGCCGTCGGTGATGCAGGTGTTTTGGGCGTTGTATGCGACTCTACTTGCGTGTTTGAAAAGGGGTGGTCAGGGTCGGAGAAAACGGTGCAAGATGCCCTTGTTCACCAGGTGTCATCCATCACCAAGGGGCGCGTGGTCATTGCCTGCTTTGCCTCAAACGTGGCACGTCTTGTCTCGTGCTTTGAGGCTGCCAAGAAGTCGGGGCGCAGCATTGTGCTGGCGGGTCGTTCTCTCGAGCGTATGGAGGCCGCGTCTCGGGAAACGGACTATCTTGATGATAACCTCACGGCTCTTACCCCCAAAGAAGGCAAGGGTTTGGCAGCCGATAAAACCCTCATTGTGGCCACAGGAAGCCAAGGGGAGCCCAAAGCCGCTCTCAGGCGCATGGCCGAAGGGCACCATCCCTTTCTCAAGCTTGATGCGGGCGACACGGTTATTTTTTCATCACGCATTATCCCTGGCAATGAGAAAGAGATTTTTGCACTTCAAAATAAACTCACCCAAAAAGGCGTTCGGGTGATTACCCCCAAGGATGTGCCGGATATCCATGTCTCAGGGCATCCTTCCTGTGAAGAGCTTAAGCAAATGTACGCTTGGACGCGCCCCAAAAACGTGATTCCTGTGCATGGTGAAGATCGCCACCTAGAAGCGCACAAACAGCTGGCCCATGATTTGGGGATTGCTTCCATCGCGCCCCATAATGGGGATGTGATTCTGTTTGATGCGAAAGAGGGACCCAAAAAGGTGGGTCATGTGCCCACGGGCCGTGTGGGGCTTGACGGGTCACGTCTGATTTCTATGGACAACCCGCTCCTCAGCCAACGCAAACGCCTTTCTCACGATGGGGTAGTGCTGGTGTCAGGTGTTTTTCATGACGACCGCTTGGAAGCGCTTAAGGTTCACACCGTGGGCCTTTTTTGCAGCGCAGATCATAAAGATGATGCCACCCACGAGTTATCCGCGCTGGTGAAACGCACGCTCGGGCATATGTCAGCCAAACATTATGATGACCCAGACAAAATGCAAGCCATCGTGGCCAAAGAGGTGAGCAGCTATTGCTATGACACAATCGGTAAACGACCTTTGGTGGTGGTTCATGTACTCACATAAAGGGGCGTAAAGAGCACACTCAAGCAATTGACCCC
The Candidatus Hepatobacter penaei DNA segment above includes these coding regions:
- a CDS encoding glycoside hydrolase family 3 N-terminal domain-containing protein — protein: MHHTDAASLATKPIMPLFLGIEGLSLTPEEQAFFANSNPLGFILFRRNIESEKQLKNLVHQLATVTGRLSLPLLVDCEGGRVFRLPSAMMKTPPPPRHFGDVYTQSPEKARRACYENYHTMGRYLQTLGLSVNCAPLLDLSVAGATDALEDRTFSDDPHVVADLGLSAVRALQDAGIVPVIKHMPGHGAAREDSHLVCPSIHLTAQELERHRHPFHAVLSHAEVKASPVPLWGMTAHVAYDALDPQVPATFSPRVIQHTLRQTLGFEGFLMSDDLAMGAVSHEPPDVRVRKALAAGCDGVIFGKGGVAVYAQALKGAIPLSEATKKRLSFFLS
- a CDS encoding mitochondrial fission ELM1 family protein; translated protein: MTTHSNHHPSPINASSSSPITWIITDNGKVGTENQALGLAKALSLEAKTFYVKARPLFFWWPRRSWRLWSAKVLRRDTLSPPWPHMLITAGRSATGVGACLKRLLGRRVYHIALMDPKLPEVFFDAIIAPAHDKREGGHVINTTLSLHDISSPQLASEKVAWQKRLEGLPLPFLGVMLGGSTRSFYFSSVFARQLAEDILAIARSHKVTPLIIPSRRTPQAALAIIKKALEGTPHFVWTREGDNPYHGVLALADYVLVTGDSVQMISEAASLRTPLFVYPLPYTSDKLKAFHTSVFQKNIARPFEGSLFSWAREPYREEEHVANALKKKINAHLQRLKEASDKELPSLRHKEP
- a CDS encoding ribonuclease J, whose translation is MTKTLQFDPHRLYFIPLGGSGEIGMNLNVYAYGGKLLVVDVGVTFEKLPGVEVVMPHVSWLRKQKKHIAGIVLTHAHEDHIGAIGHLWPDLEAPLYATPFTSQIIKHKLREARVRAPLHEVPLSSEVALGPFRVGFISLTHSIPEPSALAIQTEAGIVVHTGDWKIDANPLVGEATNQEALQAVGDAGVLGVVCDSTCVFEKGWSGSEKTVQDALVHQVSSITKGRVVIACFASNVARLVSCFEAAKKSGRSIVLAGRSLERMEAASRETDYLDDNLTALTPKEGKGLAADKTLIVATGSQGEPKAALRRMAEGHHPFLKLDAGDTVIFSSRIIPGNEKEIFALQNKLTQKGVRVITPKDVPDIHVSGHPSCEELKQMYAWTRPKNVIPVHGEDRHLEAHKQLAHDLGIASIAPHNGDVILFDAKEGPKKVGHVPTGRVGLDGSRLISMDNPLLSQRKRLSHDGVVLVSGVFHDDRLEALKVHTVGLFCSADHKDDATHELSALVKRTLGHMSAKHYDDPDKMQAIVAKEVSSYCYDTIGKRPLVVVHVLT